The following coding sequences are from one Alosa alosa isolate M-15738 ecotype Scorff River chromosome 13, AALO_Geno_1.1, whole genome shotgun sequence window:
- the LOC125305627 gene encoding tyrosyl-DNA phosphodiesterase 2: MEEPLNPATQRVEPCDSSESVTAPETTVPKKKKGKRRERARKAKEVLTSWPSTSHDPVTQPPRSQQTQATQTDDGLLGKSTTAMGTQTKSTSTWDKSTQTPGARFARETRTVPATAPAPIQPPSDQLPQDQSPPSQPDSPEQPLETPGQTNTKSKRNANELFVLTWNIDGLDQEDMDERFPGLLKYLARIRPDIVLLQELISPIAEALDEIMKDYEFIMGNTSGYFTGIALRKSRVKLLQSNVVNYPTTEQGRNLLMTQLSFSGHPLWLMTSHLESCKDNSQERMNQLRRVWKRMREAPEDHTVIFGGDTNLRDREIKRLGGLPEGISDVWEVLGQPEDCRYTWDMVKNNNKDIPFPARLRFDRVYIRPGKKGANVNPVSMKLVGQDRLKCGRYTSDHWGILCEFSIDSGLS, encoded by the exons ATGGAAGAACCTCTTAATCCAGCAACACAAAG AGTAGAACCATGTGACTCCTCGGAGAGTGTGACTGCTCCAGAAACCACTGTCCCCAAGAAAaagaaggggaagaggagggaaagagccAGGAAAGCTAAGGAGGTCCTAACGAGCTGGCCGTCCACCAGCCATGATCCAGTCACCCAGCCGCCCCGAAGCCAGCAAACCCAGGCCACTCAGACCGATGACGGACTCCTAGGGAAGAGCACAACGGCAATGGGAACACAGACCAAGTCGACTTCAACGTGGGACAAGTCCACGCAGACACCTGGGGCTCGGTTTGCCAGAGAGACTCGAACAGTCCCAGCCACAGCCCCAGCTCCTATCCAGCCTCCCTCAGACCAACTCCCCCAAGATCAGTCACCTCCAAGTCAGCCAGATTCACCTGAGCAACCCCTTGAAACCCCCGGTCAAACCAACACTAAAAGTAAGAGAAATGCAAATGAACTCTTTGTACTGACATGGAATATCGATGGCCTTGATCAGGAAGATATGGATGAACGGTTCCCTGGATTGCTGAAGTACCTTGCCAG GATCCGTCCAGACATAGTTCTGTTGCAAGAACTTATATCACCCATAGCAGAAGCCCTTGATGAAATCATGAAAGACTATGAGTTTATTATGG GCAACACCAGTGGGTATTTCACTGGGATAGCACTGCGTAAATCCAGGGTGAAGCTCCTTCAGAGCAACGTTGTGAACTATCCCACCACTGAGCAGGGCAGGAATCTCCTAATGACACAG TTGAGTTTCTCAGGTCACCCGCTGTGGTTGATGACCTCTCACCTGGAGAGCTGCAAGGATAACTCCCAGGAGCGGATGAACCAGCTTCGTCGGGTGtggaagaggatgagagaagctcCTGAGGACCACACTGTCATATTTGGAGGTGACACCAACCTGAGGGACAGGGAG ATTAAGAGGCTTGGTGGTCTGCCTGAAGGTATCTCTGATGTCTGGGAGGTTCTCGGACAGCCCGAAGACTGCCGATACACCTGGGATATGGTCAAAAACAACAATAAGGACATCCCCTTCCCAGCACGACTGCGCTTTGACCGTGTTTACATAAGGCCTGGCAAGAAAGGAGCAAATGTCAACCCAGTCAGCATGAAGCTAGTGGGCCAGGATCGGCTGAAATGCGGCCGCTACACAAGCGACCACTGGGGAATCCTCTGCGAGTTTTCCATAGACTCAGGATTAAGCTGA